The following proteins are encoded in a genomic region of Neisseria perflava:
- the polA gene encoding DNA polymerase I: MSNKPTLLLVDGSSYLYRAYHAMGQNLSAPDGAPTGAMYGVLNMLRRLRADYVHDYCAVVFDAKGKNFRHEMFPDYKATRPPMPDDLRPQAEALPDLVRLMGWPVLVIPQVEADDVIGTLAAMASEAGWNVVVSTGDKDMAQLVNERVTLVNTMSGETLDIEGVKEKFGVRPDQIRDYLALMGDKVDNVPGVEKCGPKTAVKWLEAYGSLAGVMEHAGEVKGKVGENLQAALEQLPLSYDLVTIKTDVDLHTELSDGLESLRRTTPKWAQLVVDFKRWGFRTWLKEAESRMHEAQNTDLFGSEHIGEQAALVMETQPEKQPELAPAPEKLDYQAITTEAQFAALLDKLEQADTIGIDTETTSLDAMNAALVGISIAFQTGEAVYIPVGHSLTAAPEQLDLQDVLGRLKSHLENPALKKIGQNLKYDQHVFANYDIALNGIAGDSMLASYIIESHLGHGLDELSERWLGLETITYESLCGKGAKQISFADVAIGQATEYAAQDADFALRLEAHLRAQMDVKQLEMYEKMELPVAQVLFEMERNGVQIDRTELARQSAELGAELMKLEQEAYAAAGQPFNLNSPKQLQEILFDKMGIPTKGLKKTAKGGISTNEAVLEQLAPDYPLPKIILQNRSLAKLKSTYTDKLPEMISPKDGRVHTTYAQAVAITGRLASNNPNLQNIPIRTAEGRRVRRAFTAPQGSVIVSADYSQIELRIMAHLSGDKTLITAFQNGEDVHRRTAAEVFGIAPENVSSEQRRYAKTINFGLIYGMGQYGLAKSLGIDNLSAKNFIDRYFARYPGVAEYMQRTKEQAAAQGFVETLFGRRLYLPDIHNKNANARTGAERAAINAPMQGTASDLIKRAMIDVSRWLSDDLLQSKLIMQVHDELVLEVPEAELDLVKEKLPQIMAKVDEGMLKVPLVAEVGVGINWEEAH; the protein is encoded by the coding sequence ATGTCCAACAAACCCACACTCCTTCTCGTTGACGGCTCTTCTTATCTTTATCGCGCCTATCATGCTATGGGGCAGAATTTGTCTGCGCCCGACGGTGCGCCGACTGGGGCGATGTATGGCGTGTTGAACATGCTGCGCCGACTGCGGGCGGATTATGTGCACGACTATTGCGCGGTGGTGTTTGACGCGAAGGGTAAGAATTTCCGCCACGAGATGTTTCCCGACTATAAGGCGACGCGTCCGCCGATGCCGGACGATTTGCGCCCGCAGGCGGAAGCCTTGCCGGATTTGGTGCGCCTGATGGGCTGGCCGGTATTGGTGATTCCGCAGGTGGAAGCGGACGACGTTATCGGCACGTTGGCGGCGATGGCCAGTGAAGCAGGGTGGAACGTGGTGGTGTCCACCGGCGATAAGGACATGGCTCAGTTGGTGAACGAACGCGTGACGCTGGTGAACACGATGAGTGGCGAGACGCTGGATATTGAAGGCGTGAAGGAAAAATTCGGCGTGCGCCCCGACCAAATCCGCGATTATCTCGCGCTGATGGGCGACAAGGTGGACAACGTGCCGGGTGTGGAAAAATGCGGCCCGAAAACCGCGGTGAAGTGGCTGGAAGCCTACGGCTCGCTGGCCGGCGTGATGGAACACGCTGGCGAAGTCAAAGGCAAGGTCGGCGAAAACTTGCAAGCCGCTTTGGAACAACTGCCGCTGTCGTATGATTTGGTCACGATTAAAACCGATGTGGACTTGCACACCGAGCTTTCAGACGGCCTTGAAAGCCTGCGCCGTACTACGCCTAAATGGGCGCAGCTGGTTGTCGATTTCAAACGCTGGGGCTTCCGCACTTGGCTGAAAGAGGCGGAAAGCCGTATGCACGAAGCGCAAAACACTGATTTGTTCGGCAGCGAGCATATCGGCGAACAGGCCGCATTGGTGATGGAAACACAGCCTGAAAAACAACCCGAACTCGCCCCAGCCCCTGAAAAACTGGATTATCAAGCTATTACCACCGAAGCGCAGTTTGCCGCTTTGTTGGACAAACTGGAGCAGGCGGACACAATCGGCATCGATACGGAAACCACGTCATTAGACGCGATGAACGCCGCGCTGGTCGGTATCAGCATTGCGTTCCAAACAGGTGAAGCGGTTTACATCCCCGTAGGACACAGCCTGACTGCCGCGCCAGAACAGCTCGATTTACAAGACGTATTAGGCCGTCTGAAATCACATTTGGAAAATCCCGCCCTGAAAAAAATCGGGCAAAACCTCAAATACGACCAACACGTTTTCGCCAACTACGACATCGCCCTGAACGGCATTGCCGGCGATTCCATGCTCGCTTCCTACATTATCGAGAGCCATCTGGGACACGGCTTGGACGAGTTGTCCGAACGCTGGCTCGGATTGGAAACCATTACCTACGAATCATTGTGCGGTAAAGGCGCGAAGCAAATTAGTTTTGCCGACGTCGCCATCGGGCAAGCGACCGAATACGCCGCCCAAGACGCCGATTTCGCCTTGCGCCTCGAAGCGCACCTGCGCGCGCAGATGGACGTCAAACAGCTTGAAATGTATGAAAAAATGGAGCTGCCCGTCGCGCAGGTATTGTTTGAAATGGAACGCAACGGCGTGCAAATCGATCGCACCGAACTCGCCCGCCAAAGCGCGGAACTCGGCGCCGAACTGATGAAGCTCGAACAAGAAGCCTACGCCGCCGCAGGCCAGCCGTTCAACCTCAACTCGCCCAAACAGCTGCAAGAAATCCTGTTCGACAAAATGGGCATCCCCACCAAAGGCCTGAAAAAAACCGCCAAAGGCGGCATTTCCACCAACGAAGCCGTGCTCGAACAGCTCGCGCCCGACTACCCCCTGCCCAAAATCATCCTGCAAAACCGCAGCCTGGCGAAACTGAAATCCACCTACACCGACAAACTGCCCGAAATGATTTCGCCCAAAGATGGCCGCGTGCATACCACCTATGCCCAAGCCGTCGCCATTACCGGCCGCCTTGCCAGCAACAACCCCAACCTGCAAAACATCCCCATCCGCACCGCCGAAGGCCGCCGCGTGCGCCGCGCCTTTACCGCACCGCAAGGCAGCGTCATCGTTTCCGCCGACTATTCCCAAATCGAGCTGCGCATCATGGCGCACCTCTCCGGCGACAAAACCCTGATTACCGCGTTCCAAAACGGCGAAGACGTACACCGCCGCACCGCCGCCGAAGTATTCGGCATCGCTCCCGAAAACGTCTCGTCCGAACAACGCCGCTACGCCAAAACCATCAACTTCGGCCTCATTTACGGCATGGGCCAATACGGCCTCGCCAAATCGCTGGGCATAGACAACCTGTCCGCCAAAAACTTTATCGACCGCTACTTCGCCCGCTATCCCGGCGTCGCCGAATACATGCAGCGCACCAAAGAACAAGCCGCCGCGCAAGGCTTTGTCGAAACCCTGTTCGGCCGCCGTCTCTACCTGCCCGACATCCACAACAAAAACGCCAACGCCCGCACCGGAGCCGAACGTGCCGCCATCAACGCCCCCATGCAAGGCACCGCGTCCGACCTCATCAAACGCGCCATGATAGACGTGTCTCGTTGGCTTTCAGACGACCTCTTGCAAAGCAAACTGATTATGCAGGTGCATGACGAACTGGTGCTGGAAGTCCCTGAAGCCGAACTGGATTTAGTGAAAGAAAAACTGCCGCAGATTATGGCGAAAGTGGATGAAGGAATGTTGAAAGTGCCACTGGTGGCAGAAGTAGGCGTGGGGATAAATTGGGAAGAGGCGCATTGA
- a CDS encoding PspA/IM30 family protein: MSETLSRRVGRLVSGGFHALIDAAENLAPEAVMNESIREIERAVDEVRAELGKVLAQKHLAAKKMADESNRHEAIDANLQAAVDAGRDDLAEAGIAEQMDIEARLPILENTIADCAAQEKELEGFIAALQAKKREMQQQLQDWRAAQQSMGTGKTAGSNGSDLNRIARDAEKSGNAFDRVMGRQNSVHSSTDAAQLAKLKELEDLSRNNRIAERLAALKAKS; the protein is encoded by the coding sequence ATGAGCGAAACCCTATCCCGCCGAGTAGGCCGTCTGGTAAGCGGCGGTTTTCATGCCCTGATTGATGCAGCGGAAAACCTCGCGCCTGAAGCGGTAATGAACGAAAGCATCCGCGAAATCGAGCGGGCAGTAGATGAAGTGCGTGCTGAGTTAGGCAAAGTGTTGGCGCAGAAACATCTTGCCGCCAAGAAAATGGCCGACGAAAGCAACCGCCACGAAGCCATCGATGCCAATCTGCAAGCCGCCGTAGATGCCGGTCGCGATGATCTTGCCGAAGCGGGTATCGCCGAACAGATGGACATCGAAGCGCGTCTGCCCATCTTGGAAAACACCATTGCCGATTGTGCTGCACAAGAAAAAGAGCTCGAAGGCTTTATCGCCGCCCTGCAGGCGAAAAAACGCGAGATGCAGCAGCAGTTGCAAGACTGGCGTGCCGCACAGCAAAGCATGGGCACAGGCAAAACAGCCGGCAGCAACGGCAGCGATCTCAACCGCATTGCCCGTGATGCCGAAAAAAGCGGCAATGCCTTCGACCGTGTGATGGGTCGCCAAAACTCGGTACACAGCAGCACCGATGCGGCGCAGTTGGCCAAGCTGAAAGAACTGGAAGACTTAAGCCGCAACAACCGCATTGCCGAAAGATTGGCAGCATTGAAAGCGAAATCATAA
- a CDS encoding YqiJ family protein: MWNLINAPETEIFGIAIALMVLLGVLEVISMLAGGISDWLDNLLPDSLTETAHAEVGLDVADAGIFVRFLSWLYVGRIPVLMLMVVFLAVYGLTGYLFQTAFATVFGSYLNGTLAAVIVWFISLPLVRVTASGLYKIMPKDETTAVLQESLIGRVGTVVLGEARVGNAAQVRVKDAYGQQHYVMAEPDSEDVLKQGDAVLLVSLNGNTFKAILNPSGSLVD; the protein is encoded by the coding sequence ATGTGGAATTTAATCAACGCCCCCGAAACTGAAATCTTCGGCATTGCCATTGCGCTGATGGTTTTGCTCGGTGTGTTGGAAGTCATTTCCATGCTGGCAGGCGGTATCAGCGACTGGTTGGACAACCTGTTGCCCGACAGTCTGACCGAAACCGCGCACGCCGAGGTCGGATTGGATGTGGCGGATGCAGGCATATTCGTGCGTTTCCTGAGCTGGCTGTATGTCGGACGTATCCCGGTATTGATGTTGATGGTGGTGTTCCTTGCTGTATACGGATTGACGGGTTATCTGTTTCAGACGGCCTTTGCCACTGTATTCGGCAGTTATCTGAATGGCACGCTGGCTGCAGTCATCGTTTGGTTTATTTCCCTACCCTTGGTGCGCGTGACGGCTAGTGGTTTGTACAAAATTATGCCGAAAGATGAAACCACTGCCGTTTTGCAGGAAAGTTTAATCGGCCGCGTCGGCACGGTGGTATTGGGCGAAGCTCGGGTAGGCAATGCGGCGCAAGTGCGCGTGAAAGATGCTTACGGCCAACAGCATTATGTGATGGCAGAGCCTGACTCTGAAGATGTATTAAAACAAGGAGATGCGGTATTGCTGGTGTCGTTGAACGGAAATACATTTAAGGCGATTTTGAATCCGAGCGGCAGCTTGGTAGATTAA
- a CDS encoding flotillin family protein → MNLVSIGTIAGVILVALFVLGLILTRLYRRASKEVSFVRTGFGGEKVIMNGGAMVLPVLHEIIPVNMNTLRLEVRRAAQQALITRDRMRVDVMAEFYVRVKPSAESIATAAQTLGMKTMSPDELKDLVEGKFVDALRAVAAEMAMEELHEKRVDFVQKVQQVVSEDLFKNGLELETVSLTGLDQTSFEFFNPQNAFDAEGLTKLTETIEGRRKKRNEIEQDTDLAIKTKNLEAEQQRLKISREEEYAKLEQEREISVRRAEQEASIAEQEAQKKREAEEAKIAAEREVDLKRIAAERDIKNEDIRKAQAVEQAEVERRKAIELAEQDRAIAVAEKSRAESEAKAEADKARAAAVREEESVITVRETERAERAKAVELIAAEEAAQKDAISLTVAAEAEKQAAQDRAEAVRIAAEAEAEKQRLQAKGEADAKILLAQAQEQQYKVDAEGTRAVNEAANVLSVEQVEMQVRLALLKHLPDIIRESVRPMEKIEDIKILQVNGLGGFAGGANGAEGVSDGQTTQASLADQMVNSALRYRSQAPLVDGLLKELGLNGGNINGLTQGLDKTIDQS, encoded by the coding sequence ATGAATTTGGTCTCCATCGGCACTATCGCCGGCGTCATACTCGTCGCGCTGTTTGTACTCGGCCTCATCCTGACCCGTCTGTATCGCCGTGCCAGCAAAGAAGTCTCATTTGTCCGCACCGGTTTTGGTGGCGAAAAAGTCATTATGAACGGCGGTGCGATGGTGCTGCCCGTATTGCACGAAATTATCCCCGTCAACATGAATACACTGCGCCTTGAAGTGCGCCGCGCTGCCCAACAAGCGCTGATCACCCGCGACCGTATGCGCGTTGACGTGATGGCGGAATTTTACGTCCGCGTTAAACCCAGCGCCGAGAGCATTGCGACCGCTGCACAAACGCTGGGTATGAAAACCATGTCTCCCGATGAGTTGAAAGACCTCGTCGAAGGTAAATTCGTTGATGCCCTGCGCGCCGTTGCCGCCGAAATGGCGATGGAAGAGCTGCATGAAAAACGTGTTGATTTCGTTCAGAAAGTACAGCAAGTCGTGAGCGAAGACTTGTTTAAAAACGGTCTCGAACTCGAAACCGTTTCCCTGACAGGCCTAGACCAAACCAGCTTTGAGTTCTTCAACCCGCAAAATGCCTTTGACGCGGAAGGTTTGACCAAACTGACCGAAACCATCGAAGGCCGCCGCAAAAAACGTAACGAAATCGAACAAGACACCGACTTGGCAATCAAAACCAAAAACCTCGAAGCCGAACAACAACGCCTGAAAATCTCACGCGAAGAAGAATACGCCAAACTCGAACAAGAGCGCGAAATCTCGGTACGCCGTGCTGAACAAGAAGCCAGCATCGCCGAACAAGAAGCCCAGAAAAAACGTGAAGCGGAAGAAGCCAAAATTGCCGCTGAACGCGAAGTGGATTTGAAACGCATCGCCGCCGAACGCGACATTAAAAACGAAGACATTAGAAAAGCACAAGCCGTTGAGCAGGCAGAGGTTGAACGCCGCAAAGCCATCGAATTGGCCGAGCAAGACCGCGCCATCGCCGTTGCCGAAAAATCGCGTGCCGAATCCGAAGCCAAAGCCGAAGCAGACAAAGCCCGCGCCGCCGCCGTTCGCGAAGAAGAGAGCGTGATTACCGTACGCGAAACCGAACGCGCCGAGCGTGCCAAAGCGGTTGAATTGATTGCCGCCGAAGAAGCTGCGCAAAAAGATGCGATTTCGCTCACTGTTGCCGCTGAAGCTGAAAAACAAGCTGCACAAGACCGCGCTGAAGCCGTGCGTATCGCCGCCGAAGCCGAAGCCGAGAAACAACGCCTTCAAGCCAAAGGTGAAGCCGATGCCAAGATTCTGTTGGCGCAAGCGCAAGAGCAACAATACAAGGTTGACGCCGAAGGTACCCGCGCTGTGAACGAAGCTGCCAACGTCCTGAGCGTTGAACAGGTTGAAATGCAAGTCCGCCTTGCCCTCTTAAAACACCTGCCGGACATCATCCGCGAATCCGTCCGCCCAATGGAAAAAATCGAAGACATCAAGATTTTGCAGGTCAATGGTCTGGGTGGCTTTGCCGGTGGTGCAAACGGTGCGGAAGGTGTTTCAGACGGCCAAACCACACAAGCCAGCCTTGCAGATCAAATGGTCAACAGTGCCCTGCGCTACCGCAGCCAAGCCCCGTTGGTTGACGGTCTCTTGAAAGAGTTAGGACTGAATGGTGGCAACATCAACGGCCTGACCCAAGGACTGGATAAAACCATCGACCAATCATAA
- a CDS encoding IS5 family transposase, whose amino-acid sequence MSTFFQQTAQAMIAKHIDRFPLLKLDQVIDWQPIEQYLNRQKTRYLRDHRGRPAYPLLSMFKAVLLGQWHSLSDPELEHSLITRIDFNLFCRFDELSIPDYSTLCRYRNWLVQDDTLSELLELINRQLTEKGLKVEKASAAIIDATIIQTAGSKQRQAIEVDEEGQVSGQTTPSKDSDARWIKKNGLYKLGYKQHTRTDAEGYIEKLHITPANTHECKHLSPLLEGIAEGTTIYADKGYDSKENRQHLEEHQLLDGIMRKAHRKHQLSEAQTKRNRYLSKTRYVVEQSFGTLHRKFRYARAAYFGLIKVSAQSHLKAMCLNLLKAANRLSAPVAA is encoded by the coding sequence ATGAGCACCTTCTTCCAGCAAACCGCCCAAGCCATGATCGCCAAACACATCGACCGTTTCCCACTATTGAAGTTGGATCAGGTGATTGATTGGCAACCGATCGAACAATACCTGAATCGTCAAAAAACCCGTTACCTCCGAGACCACCGCGGCCGTCCTGCCTATCCCCTGTTGTCCATGTTCAAAGCCGTCCTGCTCGGACAATGGCACAGCCTCTCCGATCCCGAACTCGAACACAGCCTCATCACCCGCATCGATTTCAACCTGTTTTGCCGTTTTGACGAACTGAGCATTCCCGATTACAGCACCTTATGCCGCTACCGCAACTGGCTGGTGCAAGACGACACCCTGTCCGAATTGCTGGAACTGATCAACCGACAATTGACCGAAAAAGGCCTAAAAGTAGAGAAAGCATCCGCCGCCATCATTGACGCCACCATTATTCAGACCGCCGGCAGCAAACAGCGCCAGGCCATAGAAGTCGATGAAGAAGGACAAGTCAGCGGCCAAACCACACCGAGTAAAGACAGCGATGCCCGTTGGATAAAGAAAAACGGCCTCTACAAACTCGGTTACAAACAACATACCCGTACCGATGCGGAAGGCTATATCGAGAAACTGCACATTACCCCCGCCAATACCCATGAGTGCAAACACCTGTCGCCTTTGCTGGAAGGGATAGCCGAAGGTACGACCATCTATGCCGACAAAGGCTACGATAGCAAGGAAAACCGGCAACATCTGGAAGAGCATCAGTTGCTGGACGGTATTATGCGCAAAGCCCACCGCAAACATCAGCTGTCGGAAGCGCAAACCAAACGCAACCGATATTTGTCGAAGACCCGTTATGTGGTCGAACAAAGCTTCGGTACACTGCATCGTAAATTCCGCTACGCCCGGGCAGCCTATTTCGGGCTGATTAAAGTAAGTGCGCAAAGCCATCTGAAGGCGATGTGTTTGAACCTGTTGAAAGCCGCCAACAGGCTAAGTGCGCCTGTTGCTGCCTAA
- a CDS encoding F0F1 ATP synthase subunit epsilon, with product MSTMQVEVVSSEQNIYSGEASFVVVPTVQGELGIYPRHEPIMSLIRPGTLRLTVPGEAEEVLVAVSGGVLEVQPDKITVLADVAVRSTEMDQARAEAAKKAAEAGVSAAKDDKSLAEAHKALAAAIAQLKTLDYLRSQKNK from the coding sequence ATGAGCACCATGCAAGTTGAAGTGGTTAGTAGCGAGCAAAACATCTATTCGGGCGAGGCCAGCTTTGTGGTGGTTCCGACCGTTCAAGGTGAGCTTGGTATTTATCCACGACACGAGCCGATTATGAGTTTGATACGCCCCGGCACATTGCGTTTGACTGTTCCGGGTGAAGCTGAAGAAGTGCTGGTTGCCGTTTCTGGCGGTGTTTTAGAAGTACAGCCTGATAAGATTACCGTATTGGCAGACGTTGCCGTCCGCAGTACCGAAATGGATCAGGCGCGTGCTGAAGCAGCTAAAAAAGCAGCCGAGGCAGGTGTTTCTGCAGCCAAAGATGATAAATCTCTGGCCGAAGCGCACAAAGCATTGGCAGCAGCCATTGCCCAGCTGAAAACTTTGGACTACCTTCGTTCGCAAAAAAACAAGTAA
- the atpD gene encoding F0F1 ATP synthase subunit beta, with amino-acid sequence MSQGKIVQVIGAVVDVEFPRDAIPHVYDALKLDENGLTLEVQQLLGDGVVRTIAMGSSDGLKRGMSVSNTGAPITVPVGKGTLGRIVDVLGTPVDEAGPIDTDKSRAIHQTAPKFDELSSTTELLETGIKVIDLLCPFAKGGKVGLFGGAGVGKTVNMMELINNIAKAHSGLSVFAGVGERTREGNDFYHEMKDSNVLDKVAMVYGQMNEPPGNRLRVALTGLTMAEYFRDEKDENGKGRDVLFFVDNIYRYTLAGTEVSALLGRMPSAVGYQPTLAEEMGRLQERITSTQTGSITSIQAVYVPADDLTDPSPATTFAHLDATVVLSRDIASLGIYPAVDPLDSTSRQLDPMVLGQEHYDVARGVQSTLQKYKELRDIIAILGMDELSDEDKLTVMRARKIQRFLSQPFHVAEVFTGSPGKYVSLRDTIAGFKAILNGEYDHLPEQAFYMVGGIEEAAEKAKTLN; translated from the coding sequence ATGAGCCAAGGCAAAATCGTACAAGTTATTGGTGCGGTGGTTGACGTGGAATTTCCACGCGACGCTATCCCGCATGTTTACGATGCCCTGAAATTGGACGAGAACGGTCTGACTCTGGAAGTTCAACAGCTTCTGGGTGATGGCGTTGTCCGTACTATTGCAATGGGTAGTTCAGACGGCCTGAAACGCGGTATGTCTGTAAGCAATACTGGTGCGCCAATCACTGTGCCGGTAGGTAAAGGTACATTGGGTCGTATTGTCGATGTATTGGGTACGCCTGTTGATGAAGCAGGTCCGATCGATACCGACAAGAGCCGTGCCATTCACCAAACTGCTCCGAAATTCGACGAGTTGTCTTCAACTACCGAATTGCTGGAAACCGGTATTAAAGTGATCGATTTGCTGTGTCCGTTTGCTAAGGGCGGTAAAGTAGGTCTGTTCGGTGGTGCCGGTGTGGGCAAAACCGTGAACATGATGGAATTGATCAACAACATCGCCAAAGCGCACAGCGGTCTGTCCGTGTTCGCAGGTGTGGGTGAACGTACCCGTGAAGGTAACGACTTCTACCACGAGATGAAAGATTCCAACGTATTGGATAAAGTAGCCATGGTGTATGGCCAAATGAACGAACCTCCAGGCAACCGTCTGCGCGTTGCTTTGACTGGTTTGACTATGGCCGAATACTTTCGTGACGAAAAAGACGAAAACGGTAAAGGTCGCGACGTATTGTTCTTCGTTGACAACATCTACCGTTACACTCTGGCCGGTACCGAAGTATCTGCACTGTTGGGCCGTATGCCTTCTGCAGTGGGTTACCAACCGACATTGGCTGAAGAAATGGGTCGTTTGCAAGAGCGTATTACCTCTACCCAAACTGGTTCCATTACTTCCATCCAAGCCGTATATGTACCTGCGGATGACTTGACTGACCCGTCTCCAGCGACAACTTTCGCCCACTTGGACGCCACCGTCGTATTGAGCCGTGATATTGCATCTTTGGGTATTTACCCAGCAGTTGACCCGCTTGACTCTACTTCGCGCCAATTGGATCCGATGGTATTGGGTCAAGAGCACTACGACGTAGCGCGCGGTGTACAGTCTACTCTGCAAAAATACAAAGAATTGCGCGACATTATTGCCATTCTGGGTATGGACGAATTGTCTGACGAAGACAAACTGACTGTGATGCGTGCCCGTAAAATTCAACGCTTCCTGTCTCAACCGTTCCACGTTGCCGAAGTATTTACCGGTTCTCCAGGCAAATACGTTTCATTGCGTGACACCATCGCCGGCTTTAAAGCCATCTTGAACGGCGAATACGACCATCTGCCTGAACAAGCGTTCTATATGGTAGGCGGCATCGAAGAAGCGGCTGAGAAAGCGAAAACCTTAAACTAA
- the atpG gene encoding F0F1 ATP synthase subunit gamma, translating to MAVGKEILTKIRSVQNTQKITKAMQMVSTSKMRKTQDRMRLARPYAEKVRTVMSHLAQTNADHGIKLLEPHREVRRAGFILITSDKGLCGGLNANVLKKFLAQVQEYQEQGIEVEVVCLGSKGLAACQSIGLNVIASATNLGDTPKMEALLGPLTEIFQRYEKHELDRIHMVYSRFVNTMRQEPRMEVLLPIGENVIDDGTGHSSFTWEYLYEPSPIAVLEYLVRRYLESVVYQALSDNMASEQAARMVAMKAATDNAGNAIKELRLVYNKSRQAAITTELSEIVAGAAAV from the coding sequence ATGGCAGTCGGAAAAGAGATTCTCACCAAAATCCGTAGTGTTCAAAATACCCAAAAGATCACTAAAGCGATGCAAATGGTGTCGACCTCTAAAATGCGGAAGACTCAAGACCGGATGCGCTTAGCGCGTCCGTACGCCGAAAAAGTGCGTACAGTGATGAGCCATCTTGCACAGACTAATGCCGATCATGGTATCAAATTATTGGAGCCGCACCGTGAAGTGCGTCGTGCCGGTTTCATTTTGATTACCTCGGATAAAGGTTTGTGCGGTGGCTTGAACGCAAACGTACTGAAAAAGTTTTTGGCGCAAGTTCAAGAGTATCAGGAACAAGGTATCGAAGTCGAAGTCGTGTGCCTGGGTAGTAAAGGTTTGGCTGCATGCCAAAGCATCGGTTTGAATGTTATTGCCAGTGCAACCAATTTGGGTGATACCCCAAAAATGGAAGCGTTGCTTGGCCCTCTGACCGAAATCTTCCAACGTTATGAGAAGCATGAATTAGACCGTATCCATATGGTTTACTCACGTTTCGTCAATACAATGCGCCAAGAGCCGCGTATGGAAGTTTTGCTGCCTATCGGTGAAAACGTTATTGACGACGGAACAGGTCATTCTTCATTTACTTGGGAATACCTCTACGAGCCGAGTCCTATCGCCGTATTGGAATATTTGGTTCGCCGCTATTTAGAGTCTGTGGTTTATCAGGCATTGAGCGACAACATGGCATCTGAACAAGCCGCGCGTATGGTAGCGATGAAAGCCGCAACCGACAACGCAGGCAATGCCATCAAAGAATTGCGCTTGGTGTACAACAAATCGCGTCAAGCCGCGATTACCACAGAATTGTCAGAAATTGTAGCAGGTGCAGCGGCAGTTTAA